GATGGTTTTGTGATTACCCATGGCACAGATACCATGGAAGAAACCGCGTATTTCTTAGATATGACGGTAAAATGCGAAAAACCGGTGGTTTTAGTTGGCGCAATGCGTCCGGCGACCGAGAAAAGTGCGGACGGTCCGTTAAACCTTTATAATGCTGTCGTGGTGGCATCTGACAAAGCTTCGGCGGGGCGCGGGGTATTAGTCGCAATGAATGATGTAGTGTTAGGTGCGCGTGATGTGACTAAAACCAGTACTACCGCGGTACAAACCTTTAGTTCACCAAATTTTGGTGCTTTAGGTTATATTCATAACAGCAAAGTAGATTATGAACGCGCTCCGGAAAGTAAGCATACGGTAAATACACCGTTTAATGTGGATGAGTTAACTGAATTGCCAAAAGTTGGGATCGTTTATGCGTATTCCAATATGCCAACGGAACCGTTGAAAGCCTTGTTGGATGCAGGATATAAAGGCATTGTCGCTGCGGGCGTGGGTAATGGTAATGTGAATACTGCTAATTTAGCATTGCTCGAACAAGCCGCGAAAAACGGGGTAGCAGTAGTGCGTTCTTCTCGTGTTCCGACTGGATATACCACGCGAGATGCCGAAGTGGATGACAGTAAATACGGTTTTAGCGCATCCGGTACTTTAAACCCACAAAAAGCGCGTGTTTTATTGCAATTAGC
This sequence is a window from [Pasteurella] mairii. Protein-coding genes within it:
- the ansB gene encoding Probable L-asparaginase periplasmic precursor, producing the protein MKLKKLFALMFLGLGISSAYAAELPNITILATGGTIAGSGKSSVSSEYQAGQLTIDTLIEAVPEMKNIANIKGEQIVKIGSQDMSDEVWLKLAKAINSQCKGTDGFVITHGTDTMEETAYFLDMTVKCEKPVVLVGAMRPATEKSADGPLNLYNAVVVASDKASAGRGVLVAMNDVVLGARDVTKTSTTAVQTFSSPNFGALGYIHNSKVDYERAPESKHTVNTPFNVDELTELPKVGIVYAYSNMPTEPLKALLDAGYKGIVAAGVGNGNVNTANLALLEQAAKNGVAVVRSSRVPTGYTTRDAEVDDSKYGFSASGTLNPQKARVLLQLALTKTQDPKQIQQYFEDF